The following are from one region of the Bos mutus isolate GX-2022 chromosome 18, NWIPB_WYAK_1.1, whole genome shotgun sequence genome:
- the FOXF1 gene encoding forkhead box protein F1 has protein sequence MTAEVQPAPRAQPPPPRPPPPPPPLPPPPPPPPGSSAAQSSSGSGGGGSSHPMSSAPEKQQPPHGGGGGGGGGGGGGGGAAMDPASSGPSKAKKTNAGIRRPEKPPYSYIALIVMAIQSSPTKRLTLSEIYQFLQSRFPFFRGSYQGWKNSVRHNLSLNECFIKLPKGLGRPGKGHYWTIDPASEFMFEEGSFRRRPRGFRRKCQALKPMYSMMNGLGFNHLPDTYSFQGSAGGLSCPPNSLALEGGLGMMNGHLPGNVDGMALPSHSVPHLPANGGHSYMGSCGGTAAGEYPHHDGSVPASPLLPAAAGGVMEPHAVYSGSAAAWPPSASAALNSSASYIKQQPLSPCNPTANPLSGSLSTHSLDQPYLHQNSHNTPAELQGIPRYHSQSPSMCDRKEFVFSFNTMASSSMHSAGGGSYYHQQVTYQDIKPCVM, from the exons ATGACGGCAGAGGTGCAGCCAGCCCCGCGCGCGCAGCCCCCTCCCCCtcggccccctccccctccccctccccttcctcctcctcctcctcctcctcccggctCGTCGGCCGCGCAgagcagcagcggcagcggcggcggcggcagcagccaCCCGATGTCTTCGGCGCCCGAGAAGCAGCAGCCACCgcacggcggcggcggcggcggcggcggcggcggcggcgggggaggCGGCGCGGCCATGGACCCCGCGTCGTCCGGCCCGTCCAAGGCCAAGAAGACGAACGCCGGCATCCGGCGCCCGGAGAAGCCGCCCTACTCGTACATCGCGCTCATCGTCATGGCCATCCAGAGCTCGCCCACCAAGCGCCTGACGCTCAGCGAGATCTACCAGTTCCTGCAGAGCCGCTTCCCCTTCTTTCGCGGCTCCTACCAGGGCTGGAAGAACTCCGTGCGCCACAACCTCTCGCTCAACGAGTGCTTCATCAAGCTGCCCAAGGGCCTCGGGCGGCCGGGCAAGGGCCACTACTGGACCATCGACCCGGCCAGCGAGTTCATGTTTGAGGAGGGCTCCTTTCGGCGGCGGCCGCGCGGCTTCCGAAGGAAATGCCAGGCGCTCAAGCCCATGTACAGCATGATGAACGGGCTCGGCTTCAACCACCTCCCGGACACCTACAGCTTCCAGGGCTCTGCCGGCGGCCTCTCGTGCCCGCCCAACAGCCTGGCGCTGGAGGGAGGTCTGGGCATGATGAACGGCCACTTGCCGGGCAACGTGGACGGCATGGCTTTGCCCAGCCACTCGGTGCCCCACCTGCCCGCCAACGGCGGCCACTCGTACATGGGCAGCTGCGGAGGCACAGCGGCCGGCGAGTACCCGCACCACGACGGCTCGGTGCCTGCCTCCCCGCTGCTGCCCGCGGCGGCAGGCGGGGTCATGGAGCCCCACGCCGTCTACTCCGGCTCCGCGGCCGCCTGGCCTCCCTCCGCCTCAGCGGCTCTCAACAGCAGCGCCTCCTACATCAAGCAGCAGCCCCTGTCCCCCTGCAACCCCACGGCCAACCCCCTGTCCGGCAGCCTCTCCACGCACTCCCTGGACCAGCCGTATCTGCACCAGAACAGTCACAACACCCCTGCTGAGCTGCAAG GCATCCCGCGGTATCACTCGCAGTCACCCAGCATGTGTGACCGAAAGGAGTTCGTCTTCTCTTTCAACACCATGGCATCCTCGTCCATGCACTCGGCTGGCGGCGGCTCCTACTACCACCAGCAGGTCACCTACCAAGACATCAAGCCCTGTGTCATGTGA